One Aster yellows witches'-broom phytoplasma AYWB DNA segment encodes these proteins:
- the rpmJ gene encoding 50S ribosomal protein L36, with product MKVRASVKKRSEDDIIVRRKGRIYVINKKNRRHNQRQG from the coding sequence ATGAAAGTTAGAGCTTCAGTTAAAAAACGCAGCGAAGACGATATCATTGTTCGTCGTAAAGGACGCATTTATGTTATCAATAAAAAAAATCGCAGACACAATCAAAGACAAGGATAA
- the infA gene encoding translation initiation factor IF-1 produces MSKNNLNETESKIEIEAKVVELLSNDKFKVELPNKKTIIAYVSGKIRINNIRILPGDKVRIELSPYYPTQARITYRFK; encoded by the coding sequence ATGTCAAAAAACAATTTAAACGAAACTGAATCCAAAATTGAAATCGAAGCTAAAGTTGTTGAATTATTATCAAATGATAAATTTAAAGTAGAGCTTCCAAATAAAAAAACGATTATTGCTTATGTTTCTGGTAAAATACGTATCAACAACATACGCATTTTACCTGGTGATAAAGTAAGAATTGAATTATCACCATACTACCCTACACAAGCACGAATAACTTATCGTTTTAAGTAA